The stretch of DNA CTGCTGATGCGCCGGGCCAGGTACCTGGACTACTTGCAATGCGGCACCAAATCACAAATTATTTTGCTGGATCTGCTGCCGGCCATGGTCAGGAGCGATCTCAAAGGGATAGGAAACGCTATTTTCGAGCTGGCTTTTCTGGGCTCCAAGCGGGCCGAATGCGAGCAGCACGGGCTGAGCGGCGCGCCTATTTACCGGTATATCGGCAGCGTGAGGCAAATGGGTGCCGAGGTGGTGGGCATGAGCTCAGTAGGTCCTACTGTTTATGCGCTGACCCGCAATGATGAAGTTTACCGGCGCATGTTAAAGTTTTTAGAGTCGGAAAATGTGCCGGCCAACAGAATTATCGAAACCCACGTAGATAATACCGGCGCCCGGGTGATGGAAAGCGGCAAAGAAAGGACTTACCAGCATGAAGGATGGTTGCGAAGTTAAAATATGCGGCATTACCAATATTGAAGACGCGCTGTCAGCAGCCCGGGAGGGGGCGGATTATTTGGGGGTGGTGGTGGAGGTGTCCTACTCTCCCCGCTCCCTCACGGTGGAAGGGGCACGGGAAATATTTTCCCGCACCCCCCTGCCCGCAGTAGCGCTGGTGTATCAGATGTCGCCGGAGCGGATTAAATACCTGGTAAATTCACTGCACCCCCATGCCCTGCAATTTCTTAACCTAGCGCCAGAGACCATTACCTGGTGTAAAAAGGAGTTCACCGAGCTTGAGTGCTGGCAGTCCCTGCACCTGCCCCCGGCAGGCGAAGGTTTGGACCGGGAAAATGTATTGGCGCAAATAAAGGCCGGCTGCGAGGCGGGTGCCGACGTGATTGTGCTGGATACGGCAGCGGTGGTGGGCGGCACTCAAAGGTATGGCGGAACGGGCCGGACAAGTGACTGGCAGCTGGTGCGGGAACTGGGGGTGGCCTGTACGGTGCCCCTGTTTTTGGCGGGGGGAATTAACCCGGCCAATGTTCAGGCAGCTATCAAGGTGGTAAACCCGGAAGGCATCGACCTCTGCTCGGGGGTGGAGGCCCAGCCCGGCAAAAAAAGTCCCGATAAAATCCGGGCCTTGATGCAAGCAGTCAGAGAAACAATCAGGGAAGCAACTAGCGAAAGGAATGGATAAAGATGAAAGCAGCCGTAGTACACGGCATGAACGATATTCGCATTGAAGATGTGCCCCGCCCACAGCCCGCTCCCGGAGAAGTGGTAATCAAAGTGCGGGCTGCGGGGATTTGCGCCACTGATGTTAAAATGCTGCTGGGCCAGGGTTTGCCCAAAAACTTACCCACCATCCTGGGCCACGAAGTGGCGGGAGAGATTTATGAGGTGGGGCGGGGAGTAACGGGGCTCGCCCCGGGGCAGCGGGTGGCTGCTTACCCTATTGCGGTATGCGGCGATTGTTTTTATTGTCGCCGGAACAGGCATAACCTGTGCGAAAGGGAATTCGGTCTGGGGCATGGTGCGGACGGTGCTTTTGCAGAGTTTGTGCGCCTTCCGGGTCAAATAGTGGCCATTGGTGGAATCAGCGAGCTGGAGCCGCAGGTTTCATTTGAGCAGGCGGCAATGGCTGAGCCCCTTTCCTGCTGTTTGGCCGCAGCCAGGACGGCGGGTGTGACCACAGGGGATGTGGTACTGGTGATCGGTGCCGGGCCAATGGGTCTGTTTCACCTGAAAGCGGCACAGTGGGCAGGTGCGCAAGTGATTATGGCCGATGTACTGGAAGAGCGGTTGGCCACAGCCCGCCGCATGGGGGCGGACTACTGCATCAACACCGGCAGCAGTGATTTGGTGTCCCTGGTTGGGGAAATTACCGGAGGACGTGGCGCCGACCTGGTGATTGCCGCTTTGGGCATCCCCGCGGTAATGGAAAAGTATCTGCCCGCCGTACGTAAAGGGGGCATATTCAATATCTTCGGCGGGCCCCCGGCGGGGCAGCCGCTTACCATAGACCCGCGCTGGCTCCACTATGGAGAGATTACCATTACCGGCACCTTTGCCTCAACTCCGGCGGACTTTCACCGCGCCCTGGAGCTGATTACCAGCGGTGCGATTGAAGTTAAGGATATGATTTCCCACCGCTTCAGCCTGGATAACATGCTGGACGCCGTGGATCAAGTAAAACAGCAAAAAATGATTAAAGGCGTTGTGCTGTTCAGCTAGCGCTTTTCAGGAAAGGGGATTTAAGCATGGACGGCATACAAATGCGCTTGCGTAAAATATTTCGCCAGGAAACGGGACGCTCACTGATAGTGGCCGTGGATCACGGAATGGCCCTGGGGCCCATGACGGGCCTCGTCGACATTAAAGAGACCATTGAACGGTTGGATGCCACGGGGCTGGTGGATACCTGGCTGTTAACCAAAGGGGTTTTTAAATATGCCTTTAATCCCCGGGGATGCCCGGGCACGCTGCTGCGCATCAGCGGCGGGGCCACCATTGCAGGGCCCGAACTAACCAGAGAAGGGCTCACCGGTACCGTGGAAGAAGGCCTGGCGCTGGGGGTTGACGGCGTGGCGGTGTCGGCTTTTGTCGGCTCCCCCTATGAGCATGAAACGCTGATTAACCTGGCCGCTGTGGCGAGCCAGTGCCGGCGCTGGAATATGCCCCTGCTGGGTGTAGTTGGAGTTGGTAAAATTAATGAGGATAAAAAACAAGACCCCCGCTTTATCGCCCTGGGGGCCAGGGTGGCGGCAGAACACGGTGCCGACCTGGTGAAGACTTACTACACCGAAAAGGATTTCGACCGGGTGGTGGCGGGCTGCCCCGTACCGGTGCTGATTGCCGGCGGCCCCAAGTGTGAAACCGACCTGGACACCCTGAAAATGGTGCACGGGGCCATCCAGGGCGGAGCCCGGGGCATTGTCATGGGACGAAACATCTGGCAAAGCCCCCACCCCGAGGCGCTGCTAACCGCTGTGGACGGCATTATCCACCGGAACATGGATGTGCAGGAGGCCTTTGTGGAACTCCTCAGAGAAAAGCAAAATTAAAAGCAGGGAATGGCATTTAAATAATTCAATGCACATAAGATTATGCTATGATGTAAAGTTTCACGGCCACATAAGCGATGTCAATATGCGACTTTATTCTTCTATGGCAATTGGAAATTTTGCGTAGCAGCTATTACGCGTTATTTATGATTAAGGCTCAAAATCAGGGGTTACCTGACATTGAGCCTTTTTTCTCCCGCAAATCCCCCTATTAGACCCTTTAAGAACCTTCGCCGTGCTTCCCCCGCGTTTTCAATAAGGAAGCAAGAAAACCGTCCCCGCGCTCCCCAAAGGTAAATATTGGAGATCAAAAATTGAAGGATTTTGTAGGTAATTGTAGAAATGT from Desulfoscipio gibsoniae DSM 7213 encodes:
- a CDS encoding phosphoribosylanthranilate isomerase; this translates as MKDGCEVKICGITNIEDALSAAREGADYLGVVVEVSYSPRSLTVEGAREIFSRTPLPAVALVYQMSPERIKYLVNSLHPHALQFLNLAPETITWCKKEFTELECWQSLHLPPAGEGLDRENVLAQIKAGCEAGADVIVLDTAAVVGGTQRYGGTGRTSDWQLVRELGVACTVPLFLAGGINPANVQAAIKVVNPEGIDLCSGVEAQPGKKSPDKIRALMQAVRETIREATSERNG
- a CDS encoding zinc-dependent dehydrogenase, with the protein product MKAAVVHGMNDIRIEDVPRPQPAPGEVVIKVRAAGICATDVKMLLGQGLPKNLPTILGHEVAGEIYEVGRGVTGLAPGQRVAAYPIAVCGDCFYCRRNRHNLCEREFGLGHGADGAFAEFVRLPGQIVAIGGISELEPQVSFEQAAMAEPLSCCLAAARTAGVTTGDVVLVIGAGPMGLFHLKAAQWAGAQVIMADVLEERLATARRMGADYCINTGSSDLVSLVGEITGGRGADLVIAALGIPAVMEKYLPAVRKGGIFNIFGGPPAGQPLTIDPRWLHYGEITITGTFASTPADFHRALELITSGAIEVKDMISHRFSLDNMLDAVDQVKQQKMIKGVVLFS
- a CDS encoding class I fructose-bisphosphate aldolase, with the protein product MDGIQMRLRKIFRQETGRSLIVAVDHGMALGPMTGLVDIKETIERLDATGLVDTWLLTKGVFKYAFNPRGCPGTLLRISGGATIAGPELTREGLTGTVEEGLALGVDGVAVSAFVGSPYEHETLINLAAVASQCRRWNMPLLGVVGVGKINEDKKQDPRFIALGARVAAEHGADLVKTYYTEKDFDRVVAGCPVPVLIAGGPKCETDLDTLKMVHGAIQGGARGIVMGRNIWQSPHPEALLTAVDGIIHRNMDVQEAFVELLREKQN